The following coding sequences are from one Mesorhizobium onobrychidis window:
- a CDS encoding ABC transporter permease: protein MTAAPVETGPKSSSERGALARARLLRSLLPALSLVLVLLAIAWLNPRAISYFGFSLMLNLAIPIALATIAQMFVIAGNELDLSIGTFVGFVGCVTATWLKEAPLVGVLILLGSIGVYALLGALIHLRNLPSIVVTLGMSFVWQGLAILILPKPGGKAPDWLLSLMAFKPPLIPFPIIAALLIAAVVHFGLMRTSYGVILRGSGGNAAALSRAGWSLLKTKIVLFALTGLFGVLSGMALIGITTSADANIGNGYTLLSIAGVILGGGEFVGGRVSPIGAVIGALTLALAASPLLTFMHIPPDWQVAANGAILIIVLAARVLISRRER from the coding sequence ATGACGGCAGCACCTGTCGAGACCGGTCCCAAGAGTTCTTCCGAGCGCGGCGCGCTGGCGCGGGCGCGCCTGTTGCGCAGCCTGCTGCCGGCTCTATCGCTGGTACTGGTGCTGCTGGCGATCGCCTGGCTCAACCCGCGCGCCATCAGCTATTTCGGCTTCAGCCTGATGCTCAACCTGGCGATCCCGATCGCCTTGGCGACGATCGCGCAGATGTTCGTCATTGCCGGCAACGAGCTGGACCTGTCGATCGGCACCTTCGTTGGCTTCGTCGGCTGCGTCACGGCGACGTGGCTGAAGGAGGCGCCATTGGTCGGTGTCTTGATCCTGCTCGGGTCGATCGGCGTCTATGCGCTGCTCGGCGCGCTGATCCATCTGCGCAATTTGCCTTCAATCGTGGTGACGCTCGGCATGAGTTTTGTCTGGCAGGGTCTGGCCATCCTTATCCTGCCGAAGCCCGGCGGCAAGGCACCGGACTGGCTGCTGTCGCTCATGGCCTTCAAGCCGCCTCTCATCCCCTTCCCGATCATTGCGGCGCTGCTGATTGCCGCGGTCGTCCATTTCGGGCTGATGCGCACCTCGTATGGTGTGATCCTGCGCGGCTCGGGCGGCAATGCCGCGGCCCTCAGCCGTGCCGGCTGGTCGCTGCTCAAGACCAAGATCGTGCTGTTCGCGTTGACCGGCCTGTTCGGCGTTTTGTCCGGCATGGCCCTGATCGGCATCACCACCTCGGCCGATGCCAATATCGGCAATGGCTACACGCTGCTTTCAATCGCCGGCGTCATCCTCGGCGGCGGCGAATTCGTCGGCGGCCGGGTGTCGCCGATCGGCGCGGTGATCGGCGCGCTGACGCTGGCGCTGGCAGCCTCGCCGCTGCTGACCTTCATGCACATTCCGCCCGACTGGCAGGTGGCCGCCAATGGCGCCATCCTCATCATCGTGCTGGCGGCCCGGGTGCTCATCAGCCGCAGGGAGAGATGA
- a CDS encoding ABC transporter permease produces MATLRLLLAKPWIWSFIGALLVWLATIAFTGGYGGGGMITAALSLAVFTVIVGVGQMFVITLGPGNVDLSLPANIGLASAVAMKVMDGNDQMIAVGLLAALACGMAIGAANYLLIWALRIPPIIATLSASFIIQSIDISYGRGLQIKPPPGFASFTNWQILGIPVLAILTVLFTIGAAIALQRMIYGRSVLAIGQNIRAAWLAGVNVGRIRFLTYSLSGTLGGLDGALLAGYFRGANVDIGNEYLLASIAVVVIGGTSVAGGKANVPGVWGAALFLVLLLTMLNTFGVSAGVRLLLTGLIIVGVITAAGGQKALR; encoded by the coding sequence ATGGCAACATTGCGATTGCTGCTCGCCAAACCCTGGATCTGGTCCTTCATCGGCGCGCTGCTGGTGTGGCTGGCGACGATTGCCTTCACCGGCGGATATGGCGGCGGCGGCATGATCACAGCGGCACTTTCGCTCGCCGTCTTCACCGTCATCGTCGGTGTCGGCCAGATGTTCGTGATCACGCTCGGGCCGGGCAATGTCGACCTGTCGCTGCCGGCCAATATCGGCCTCGCCAGCGCCGTCGCCATGAAGGTGATGGACGGCAATGACCAGATGATCGCCGTCGGGCTGCTGGCGGCGCTGGCCTGCGGCATGGCGATCGGCGCCGCCAATTATCTCTTGATCTGGGCGCTGCGCATTCCGCCGATCATCGCCACGCTGTCGGCGAGCTTCATCATCCAGTCGATCGACATCAGCTATGGCCGCGGCTTGCAGATCAAGCCGCCGCCGGGCTTTGCCAGTTTCACCAACTGGCAGATTCTGGGTATTCCGGTGCTGGCGATCCTCACCGTGCTGTTCACCATCGGTGCTGCGATCGCGCTGCAGCGCATGATCTATGGTCGCTCGGTGCTGGCGATCGGCCAGAACATCCGCGCCGCGTGGCTGGCCGGCGTCAATGTCGGCCGCATCCGCTTCCTCACCTACTCCCTGTCGGGCACGCTCGGCGGCCTCGACGGGGCGCTGCTCGCCGGCTATTTCCGCGGCGCCAATGTCGATATCGGCAATGAGTACCTGCTGGCCTCTATCGCCGTGGTCGTCATCGGCGGCACGTCGGTGGCCGGCGGCAAGGCCAATGTGCCGGGCGTCTGGGGCGCGGCCCTGTTCCTGGTGCTGCTCTTGACCATGCTCAACACGTTCGGCGTCAGCGCCGGTGTCCGGCTGCTGCTGACCGGACTGATCATCGTCGGCGTCATCACCGCCGCGGGCGGCCAGAAAGCGTTGCGCTGA
- a CDS encoding response regulator transcription factor, with product MSGSRGDEYNQLAALIAATRETSGELFGKAMVTWLRRHVTFDHCVIFGYRGASRPPLLFETFSPTESHVFVALYQEGPYLLDPFHHAAVERKEGFWRMRELAPDRFYASEYYRSYYSQTKLAEEVGFFVPLPGKDALVVSLMRLHASGPFGTADARLLRDMAPAVISLAMLRWPALPADEPAATKQDEAIAPASEFERAHIWKNLSLTPREKHVVDLVLQGHSTESIARAMRIVPGTVKVHRRNIYRKLKIKSQAGLFARFVEIMDARIR from the coding sequence TTGAGCGGATCGCGCGGCGACGAATACAATCAGCTCGCTGCGCTCATCGCTGCGACACGGGAGACGAGCGGCGAGCTTTTCGGCAAGGCGATGGTCACCTGGCTCCGGCGGCATGTCACCTTCGATCACTGTGTGATCTTCGGCTATCGCGGCGCCTCGCGCCCGCCGCTGCTGTTCGAGACGTTCTCCCCAACCGAAAGCCACGTCTTCGTCGCGCTCTATCAGGAGGGGCCTTATCTGCTCGACCCGTTCCACCACGCGGCGGTCGAGCGCAAGGAAGGTTTTTGGCGCATGCGCGAGCTGGCGCCGGACCGCTTCTATGCCAGCGAATATTACCGCTCCTACTATAGCCAGACCAAGCTGGCCGAAGAGGTCGGCTTCTTCGTGCCGCTGCCGGGAAAGGACGCGCTGGTGGTCTCCCTGATGCGACTGCATGCTTCGGGACCCTTCGGAACCGCCGATGCCAGGCTGCTGCGCGACATGGCGCCGGCGGTGATTAGCCTGGCCATGCTGCGCTGGCCCGCCCTTCCGGCCGACGAACCGGCAGCGACGAAGCAGGACGAGGCGATTGCTCCGGCCAGCGAATTCGAGCGTGCACATATCTGGAAGAACCTTTCGCTCACGCCGCGCGAAAAGCATGTCGTCGATCTGGTGCTTCAGGGGCATTCCACGGAATCGATAGCCAGGGCGATGCGCATCGTACCGGGAACCGTGAAGGTTCATCGCCGCAACATCTACCGCAAACTCAAGATCAAGTCGCAGGCTGGTCTCTTCGCGCGTTTCGTCGAGATCATGGACGCGCGGATTCGGTAG
- a CDS encoding ABC transporter ATP-binding protein, translating to MTAVPDIEFRGVTKRYGSVTAVSGIDLAIPPSAFVALLGPSGCGKTTCLRMIGGFEQPSEGAVFIRGRDMAGTPPYRRPVNMVFQQYALFPHMDVEDNIAYGLRQARPRLSSREISLRAGEALAMVRLAGYGRRKIHELSGGQQQRVALARALVNKPAVLLLDEPLAALDKKLRTDMQIELQNLQREIGITFVLVTHDQEEALSMSDFVCVMNGGRIVQLGQPSEIYDEPADLFVADFVGKTNLLSGKVAGHSGNLVEVALADGTVIAARKRASLRQGEAVSVSLRPESLSLGAAGSGRLNGIVRNRIFLGSTAEYAIEVGGIGTMLAKADHLIGSGNLFKPGEPVAIGFTAGTPLAFPDPKNNGTNQRENKHVEIIS from the coding sequence TTGACCGCAGTGCCAGATATCGAGTTTCGCGGGGTCACCAAACGCTACGGCAGCGTGACTGCGGTCAGCGGCATCGATCTTGCCATCCCGCCGTCTGCCTTTGTCGCCTTGCTCGGGCCGTCCGGCTGCGGCAAGACAACCTGCCTGCGCATGATCGGCGGCTTCGAACAGCCAAGCGAAGGCGCAGTCTTCATCCGCGGCCGCGACATGGCTGGCACGCCGCCCTATCGGCGGCCGGTCAACATGGTGTTCCAGCAATATGCGCTGTTTCCGCATATGGATGTCGAGGACAACATCGCCTACGGGCTGCGCCAGGCGCGGCCGCGGCTGTCGTCGCGGGAGATCAGTCTGAGAGCAGGCGAAGCGCTCGCCATGGTGCGGCTTGCCGGCTACGGCCGCCGCAAGATCCACGAGCTTTCCGGCGGCCAGCAGCAGCGTGTCGCCCTGGCGCGCGCGCTGGTCAACAAGCCCGCGGTGCTGCTGCTCGACGAGCCGCTGGCAGCGCTCGACAAGAAGCTGCGCACCGACATGCAGATAGAGTTGCAGAACCTGCAGCGCGAGATCGGCATCACCTTCGTCCTCGTCACGCACGACCAGGAAGAAGCACTTTCGATGAGCGATTTCGTCTGCGTCATGAATGGCGGGCGCATCGTCCAGCTCGGACAGCCAAGCGAAATCTATGACGAGCCCGCCGACCTCTTCGTCGCGGACTTCGTCGGCAAGACCAATCTGTTGAGCGGCAAGGTCGCCGGGCACTCGGGCAACCTCGTCGAGGTGGCGCTTGCCGACGGTACCGTCATTGCAGCGCGCAAGCGGGCATCGTTGCGGCAGGGCGAAGCCGTCTCAGTCAGCCTGCGTCCTGAATCTTTAAGCCTCGGCGCGGCGGGAAGCGGCCGGCTCAACGGCATTGTCCGCAACCGGATCTTTCTGGGCTCGACCGCGGAATATGCGATCGAGGTCGGCGGTATCGGAACGATGCTCGCCAAGGCCGATCACCTGATCGGCAGTGGAAATCTCTTCAAGCCGGGTGAACCCGTCGCCATCGGCTTTACAGCCGGAACGCCACTCGCGTTTCCCGACCCCAAGAACAACGGGACCAACCAGAGGGAAAACAAACATGTCGAAATCATATCGTGA
- a CDS encoding ABC transporter substrate-binding protein: MSKSYRDGLPISPEKFVDQLMRLKRGSIGRREFLGLTGLGVATAVMARELGIMPSPAFAQESLGDRMSIATWPNYHDPATFENFKAETGVAVEVNVFGSNEEMLAKLQAGASGWSLFVPTNYTISTYKKLDIIEALDMARLANFDGSQQDPRFTSEGTIDGVAYAVPKNWGTTGFAVNTKKLTKPITSWKEFWDTAMAEGDGRTMVHDYQLTTIGNALKYFGFSFNSLKPDEFAKAEELLLKVKPHLFAVSSDYQPSMRAGDAWMTMCWTNDGAQLHRDIPEIAYVLGKEGGEIWTDFYAIPKDAPNKPAGYALLNYLMDPKVAVKEHLANGAPSTDARVNALLPKEVLDNPILYPAAELLKPLEFGAATTLTDPGRAELMARFKSA, encoded by the coding sequence ATGTCGAAATCATATCGTGACGGACTGCCGATAAGCCCTGAAAAATTCGTCGATCAATTGATGCGCCTCAAGCGCGGCTCCATCGGTCGCCGCGAGTTCCTTGGCCTCACCGGTCTCGGCGTCGCAACGGCGGTGATGGCCCGCGAACTCGGCATCATGCCGTCGCCGGCCTTCGCCCAGGAGAGTCTTGGCGACCGCATGTCGATCGCCACCTGGCCCAATTATCACGACCCGGCGACGTTCGAGAATTTCAAGGCCGAGACCGGCGTTGCCGTCGAGGTCAATGTGTTCGGGTCAAACGAGGAGATGCTGGCCAAGCTGCAGGCTGGCGCCTCGGGCTGGAGCCTTTTCGTTCCGACCAACTACACGATCTCCACCTACAAGAAGCTCGACATCATCGAGGCGCTCGACATGGCCAGGCTTGCTAATTTCGACGGCTCGCAACAGGACCCACGCTTCACCTCGGAAGGCACGATCGACGGCGTAGCCTACGCGGTTCCGAAGAATTGGGGCACTACCGGATTTGCCGTCAACACCAAGAAGCTCACCAAGCCGATAACGAGCTGGAAGGAATTCTGGGATACGGCCATGGCGGAGGGCGACGGCCGGACCATGGTTCATGATTACCAGCTCACCACGATCGGCAATGCGCTGAAATATTTCGGCTTCTCGTTCAACTCGCTGAAGCCGGACGAGTTCGCCAAGGCGGAGGAATTGCTGCTGAAGGTCAAGCCGCATCTGTTCGCGGTTTCCAGCGATTATCAGCCGTCGATGCGTGCCGGCGACGCCTGGATGACGATGTGCTGGACCAATGATGGGGCGCAGCTCCACCGCGACATTCCCGAGATCGCCTATGTGCTTGGCAAGGAGGGCGGTGAAATCTGGACCGACTTCTACGCCATTCCGAAGGATGCGCCCAACAAGCCCGCCGGCTATGCCCTGCTTAACTACCTGATGGACCCGAAAGTCGCGGTCAAGGAGCACCTGGCCAACGGTGCGCCTTCCACCGATGCGCGGGTCAATGCGCTGCTGCCCAAAGAGGTGCTGGACAATCCGATCCTCTACCCGGCGGCGGAACTGCTGAAGCCGTTGGAATTCGGTGCGGCCACGACGTTGACCGATCCGGGCCGGGCCGAACTGATGGCACGCTTCAAGTCGGCTTGA
- a CDS encoding ABC transporter permease has product MRSNILRHNFLTALLLGPATAWLVVFLVLPFVAIAVFSVGERAPEGGYQAAFTFAQYANLPARATAFWNTMVLAPAGALACLLVAYPVAYYLALRAPERWRLILLALVVIPFWTSLLMRTYAWMYVLGGRGIPALLTYVGFEDIRLINTPGAVLLGIVYGYLPLMILPIYVSLERLDRRLLEASADLGATPISTFLGVTLRLSLPGVMTGFSLVMILLLGEYLIPTLLGGGKVFFIGNALVDLFLQSRNWPFGSAIAITLVLVSVVVLLAASRISTRLSGARRVDLI; this is encoded by the coding sequence ATGCGCAGCAATATCCTTCGTCACAATTTCCTGACCGCCCTGCTGCTCGGTCCAGCAACCGCGTGGCTGGTGGTGTTCCTAGTTTTGCCGTTTGTCGCTATCGCCGTTTTCAGCGTCGGCGAGCGGGCGCCGGAAGGCGGCTATCAGGCCGCTTTCACCTTTGCGCAATATGCCAATCTTCCGGCGCGGGCGACTGCCTTCTGGAACACGATGGTGCTGGCGCCGGCGGGCGCCCTGGCCTGTCTACTCGTCGCCTATCCGGTCGCCTATTATCTCGCCTTGCGCGCGCCAGAACGGTGGCGGCTGATCCTGCTTGCGCTCGTCGTCATCCCGTTCTGGACCAGCCTGCTGATGCGAACCTACGCCTGGATGTATGTTCTGGGCGGGCGCGGCATCCCGGCATTGCTGACCTATGTCGGATTTGAAGATATCCGGCTGATCAACACGCCGGGCGCGGTCCTGCTCGGCATCGTCTATGGCTATCTGCCGCTGATGATCCTGCCGATCTATGTCAGCCTCGAGCGGCTCGATCGCCGGCTGCTGGAAGCCTCCGCCGATCTTGGCGCGACGCCGATCTCGACATTCCTTGGCGTGACGCTGCGGCTGTCACTACCGGGTGTGATGACCGGCTTCTCGCTGGTCATGATCCTGCTGCTCGGCGAATATCTGATCCCGACGCTGCTCGGTGGCGGCAAGGTGTTCTTCATCGGCAACGCGTTGGTCGATCTGTTCCTGCAATCGCGCAACTGGCCGTTCGGATCGGCAATCGCGATCACGCTGGTTCTAGTCTCGGTGGTGGTGCTGCTTGCCGCCAGCCGCATTTCGACCCGGCTTTCCGGCGCCCGCCGGGTGGATCTGATCTGA